In a single window of the Papaver somniferum cultivar HN1 chromosome 8, ASM357369v1, whole genome shotgun sequence genome:
- the LOC113303649 gene encoding auxin-induced protein IAA6-like yields the protein MAAKQGLGFEITELRLGLPGASSPVEIKNKKRVFTDINEDEENNSAITNDLKRIKQSKHAPQVVGWPPVCSYRKKYNNSKPEDNKQGAFSITDADEENSSSTVTEDYSRKVQNNKATSNQVVGWPPVCSYRKKNNNNGSSAVVDNPAAKLNVKISMDGAPYLRKIDLNVYKGYSELAMAFEKLFGCFGMGKDSEYIAIYEDKDGDWMLVGDGPYKMFTQSCKRLRIMKRSEAKGFGLTL from the coding sequence ATGGCAGCAAAACAAGGGTTAGGCTTTGAGATCACAGAACTGAGGTTGGGTCTTCCCGGAGCTTCTTCTCCAGTGGAGATCAAGAACAAAAAAAGGGTATTTACTGATAtcaatgaagacgaagaaaacaACTCGGCAATCACCAATGACCTGAAGAGAATCAAGCAAAGTAAGCATGCTCCTCAAGTTGTGGGTTGGCCTCCGGTTTGCTCATATAGAAAGAAATACAACAACAGCAAGCCTGAGGATAACAAGCAAGGGGCATTTTCCATTACCGACGCCGATGAAGAAAACAGTTCATCGACGGTGACCGAAGATTATTCAAGAAAAGTACAGAACAATAAGGCTACTAGTAATCAAGTTGTGGGGTGGCCACCAGTTTGTTCATACAgaaagaagaacaacaacaatgGGTCGAGTGCAGTTGTCGACAATCCAGCTGCTAAATTGAACGTAAAAATTTCAATGGATGGTGCACCATATCTTCGAAAGATCGATTTGAATGTTTACAAAGGATATTCAGAACTTGCCATGGCATTCGAGAAGTTATTCGGGTGTTTCGGAATGGGTAAAGATTCTGAATATATCGCAATATACGAAGATAAAGATGGAGATTGGATGCTTGTAGGGGATGGTCCTTACAAAATGTTTACTCAATCATGCAAAAGGTTGAGGATTATGAAGAGATCGGAAGCAAAAGGCTTCGGATTAACGTTGTGA